From Gammaproteobacteria bacterium, the proteins below share one genomic window:
- a CDS encoding RnfABCDGE type electron transport complex subunit D, which yields MAQTEVIGGPHVRAPSSVPRTMALVLLASSPAAGLGLYLFGWPALNLLMVTIAAALLSETLSLWLMGKPVRSSLFDGSALLTAWLLALTLPPWAPWWIGALGGAFAILIGKQVFGGIGQNLFNPAMLARVALLISFPLEMTTWAQPHPLFAADSPDFLTALSITFGTAPHIDGMTSATVLGYVKTGFTQGHTLSQSLTGHFAPTASLLGDTNGSLGETSALLVVLGGLVLLQQRIITWQIPLAMLAAIAALSGLFHWIDPERYGGVLFHLLSGGALLGAFFIATDPVTSPSSPRGQLLFGAGCGALTWVIRTWGGYPEGVAFAVLLMNAVTPLIDHYLRPRVYGRTRRGEPLRPPAPRNETSDE from the coding sequence ATGGCGCAGACCGAAGTCATCGGCGGACCGCACGTCCGCGCACCCAGCAGCGTGCCCCGTACCATGGCCCTGGTGCTGCTGGCCTCTTCGCCGGCGGCCGGCCTCGGCCTCTACCTGTTCGGCTGGCCGGCCCTGAATCTGCTAATGGTCACCATTGCCGCGGCGCTGCTCAGCGAGACCCTGTCCCTGTGGTTGATGGGCAAGCCGGTGCGCAGCTCGCTGTTCGACGGTTCCGCCCTGCTCACCGCCTGGCTGCTGGCCCTCACCCTGCCGCCCTGGGCGCCGTGGTGGATCGGCGCGCTGGGCGGCGCGTTCGCCATCCTCATCGGCAAGCAGGTGTTCGGCGGCATCGGGCAGAACCTGTTCAATCCCGCCATGCTGGCCCGGGTGGCGCTGCTGATCTCGTTTCCCCTGGAGATGACCACCTGGGCGCAGCCGCATCCGCTGTTCGCCGCCGACTCGCCTGACTTTCTCACCGCCCTGTCGATCACCTTCGGGACCGCACCGCATATCGACGGCATGACCAGCGCCACCGTGCTGGGCTATGTCAAAACCGGATTCACCCAGGGCCACACCCTGTCCCAATCCCTGACCGGGCACTTCGCGCCGACGGCGTCGCTGCTGGGCGACACCAACGGCAGCCTGGGCGAAACCTCCGCCCTGCTGGTCGTGCTCGGCGGGCTGGTGCTGCTCCAGCAGCGCATCATCACCTGGCAGATACCGCTGGCCATGCTCGCGGCCATCGCCGCACTGAGCGGTCTGTTCCACTGGATCGACCCGGAACGCTACGGCGGCGTACTGTTTCACCTGTTGTCGGGCGGCGCCCTGCTCGGCGCGTTCTTCATCGCCACCGATCCGGTGACCTCGCCCAGCAGCCCCCGCGGCCAGTTGCTGTTCGGCGCCGGCTGCGGCGCCCTGACCTGGGTCATCCGCACCTGGGGCGGTTATCCGGAGGGTGTGGCCTTCGCCGTGCTGCTCATGAATGCGGTCACGCCGCTCATCGACCACTACCTGCGCCCGCGCGTCTACGGACGCACCCGCCGCGGCGAACCGCTGCGGCCGCCGGCGCCCCGGAACGAGACGTCCGATGAGTGA
- the ispE gene encoding 4-(cytidine 5'-diphospho)-2-C-methyl-D-erythritol kinase, with protein MPADAAWPAPAKLNLFLHIVGRRDDGYHLLQTVFQFLDRGDSLFFTPRADGAIRRSEGPADVPQDQDLCVRAARALQAAAGVTQGVDIRLEKHLPMGGGLGGGSSDAATTLVALNRLWRCGLSPEALAQIGLTLGADVPVFVHGQAAWAEGVGERLTPVQLPEPWYVVLCPPVHVATGALFQAPELTRNCPPLTIRDFSSGAGDNVFEPVVRARYPEVDAALNALGTHAPTRLTGSGGCLFAAFPDRDAAQAAHEALAGRWPGFVARGRNRSILLDRLSEED; from the coding sequence ATGCCGGCTGACGCCGCCTGGCCGGCGCCGGCCAAGCTGAACCTCTTCTTGCACATCGTCGGGCGTCGCGACGACGGCTATCACCTGCTGCAGACGGTTTTCCAGTTCCTGGACCGGGGCGACAGCCTGTTCTTTACCCCGCGTGCGGACGGTGCGATCAGGCGCAGCGAGGGGCCGGCTGATGTGCCGCAGGATCAGGACCTCTGCGTGCGCGCGGCCCGTGCCCTGCAGGCGGCCGCCGGCGTGACGCAGGGCGTGGACATCCGCCTGGAAAAGCACCTGCCCATGGGCGGGGGGCTGGGCGGCGGCAGCTCCGATGCCGCCACCACGCTGGTGGCGCTCAACCGCCTGTGGCGCTGTGGCCTGTCGCCGGAGGCTTTGGCGCAAATCGGACTGACCCTGGGGGCCGACGTGCCGGTCTTCGTGCACGGCCAGGCCGCCTGGGCGGAAGGGGTGGGTGAACGGCTTACGCCGGTCCAATTGCCCGAGCCCTGGTACGTGGTGCTCTGCCCGCCGGTGCACGTCGCGACCGGGGCGTTATTCCAAGCCCCGGAATTGACACGCAATTGCCCGCCGCTCACAATACGCGACTTTTCGTCGGGGGCGGGCGACAACGTCTTCGAGCCGGTCGTGCGGGCGCGCTATCCTGAAGTCGACGCCGCACTGAACGCGCTCGGGACCCATGCGCCGACACGCCTGACGGGCAGTGGCGGTTGTTTGTTCGCAGCCTTCCCCGACCGGGATGCTGCGCAGGCCGCACATGAGGCGCTGGCGGGGCGCTGGCCCGGATTTGTGGCGCGCGGGCGCAACCGTTCCATACTCCTGGACAGGTTGTCCGAGGAAGATTGA
- a CDS encoding 50S ribosomal protein L25/general stress protein Ctc, giving the protein MSNEFIINAQPRDDQGKGASRRLRREGLVPGILYGAGKEPTPIAVAQNELAHQLENDAFYSHILTVKIGKATEKAVLRDLQRHPSHPTILHFDLQRVSEDSAVRVHVPLHFINEDKAPGVKQQGGVVSHHLVEVEIASLPKDLPESIEVDLGGLNVGDAIHLSELKLPKGVEIVELSHGDEHDNAVVSIHHARVTAAEEPEAGEAAAEGEEPAGESE; this is encoded by the coding sequence ATGAGCAATGAATTCATCATCAACGCCCAGCCGCGTGACGACCAGGGGAAAGGTGCGAGCCGCCGCCTGCGTCGCGAAGGGCTCGTGCCCGGCATCCTGTACGGCGCCGGCAAGGAACCCACGCCGATCGCCGTCGCGCAGAACGAGCTGGCCCACCAGCTGGAAAACGACGCCTTTTACTCGCACATTCTGACGGTGAAGATCGGCAAGGCCACCGAAAAGGCCGTGCTGCGCGATCTGCAGCGCCATCCCTCGCATCCGACCATCCTGCACTTCGACCTGCAGCGCGTGAGCGAGGATTCGGCCGTGCGCGTGCACGTTCCTCTGCACTTCATCAACGAGGATAAGGCCCCCGGCGTCAAGCAGCAGGGCGGTGTGGTCTCCCACCATCTGGTGGAGGTCGAGATCGCCTCTCTGCCCAAGGACCTGCCGGAGTCCATCGAGGTCGATCTCGGCGGTCTCAACGTCGGCGATGCGATCCATCTGTCCGAGCTCAAGCTGCCCAAGGGCGTGGAGATCGTGGAGCTGAGCCATGGCGATGAACACGACAACGCCGTGGTCTCCATTCATCATGCACGCGTGACGGCGGCCGAAGAGCCCGAGGCGGGCGAAGCCGCAGCCGAGGGTGAGGAGCCCGCCGGCGAGTCCGAATAA
- the lolB gene encoding lipoprotein insertase outer membrane protein LolB, which produces MRFAWLLLALMLGGCASLPPDRAVQHADWTMRVAHLQSAADWRLDGRVAVRVDGKGWQASLRWQQRPAGYEIDIYGPLGRILARLRGNPRTVVLQTARGERYQAADPERLMNQALGWQLPVQGMRYWLLGVPVPGEATEGLALDADGRAQTFRQAGWTVTYDNYLGGPADRSLPQRVTLVRPGVRVRLVVDSWDLGHAG; this is translated from the coding sequence ATGCGTTTCGCGTGGCTTCTCCTGGCCCTGATGCTGGGCGGCTGTGCCAGTCTGCCGCCCGACAGGGCCGTGCAGCATGCCGACTGGACCATGCGCGTCGCCCACCTGCAGAGCGCCGCGGACTGGCGCCTCGACGGGCGCGTCGCCGTACGGGTGGACGGCAAGGGCTGGCAGGCGAGTCTGCGCTGGCAGCAGCGACCGGCCGGCTACGAGATCGATATCTACGGGCCGCTGGGACGCATTCTCGCCCGCCTGCGCGGTAATCCCCGGACCGTCGTGCTGCAGACCGCCCGCGGCGAGCGCTATCAGGCTGCCGATCCCGAACGGCTTATGAATCAGGCCCTGGGCTGGCAGTTGCCGGTGCAGGGCATGCGCTACTGGCTGCTGGGCGTGCCGGTGCCGGGCGAGGCGACCGAGGGGCTGGCGCTGGATGCCGACGGACGCGCCCAGACCTTCCGGCAGGCAGGGTGGACAGTCACATACGATAATTACCTGGGCGGTCCCGCCGACCGGTCCCTGCCGCAGCGCGTGACGCTGGTGCGCCCGGGGGTGCGGGTCAGGCTGGTGGTCGATTCCTGGGACCTGGGCCATGCCGGCTGA
- the rsxA gene encoding electron transport complex subunit RsxA, translating into MTQYLVMLLATALVNNVVLVKFLGLCPFMGVSNKIDTALSMGLATTFVLTMASVASWILEHYVLEPLDIGYLRILSFILVIAAVVQFTEMVIRKTSPMLYQLLGIFLPLITTNCAVLGVALLTVQDKYSFMQSVIYGFGSALGFTIVMVIFAGMRQRLALANVPAAFAGAPIAFIVAGLLSLAFMGFAGLVH; encoded by the coding sequence ATGACACAGTACTTGGTGATGCTGCTGGCGACGGCCCTGGTCAACAACGTCGTCCTGGTGAAGTTCCTGGGCCTGTGCCCCTTCATGGGGGTGTCGAACAAGATCGACACGGCCTTGAGCATGGGCTTGGCCACCACCTTCGTGCTGACCATGGCGTCGGTGGCCAGCTGGATTCTCGAACACTACGTGCTGGAACCCCTCGACATCGGTTATCTGCGCATCCTGTCCTTCATCCTCGTCATCGCCGCGGTGGTCCAGTTCACCGAAATGGTCATCCGCAAGACGAGCCCCATGCTCTACCAGCTGCTGGGCATCTTTCTGCCCCTGATCACCACCAACTGCGCGGTGCTGGGCGTGGCCCTGCTGACCGTGCAGGACAAGTACTCGTTCATGCAGAGCGTGATCTACGGCTTCGGCTCGGCACTGGGTTTCACGATCGTCATGGTCATTTTCGCCGGGATGCGTCAACGCCTCGCGCTGGCCAACGTGCCGGCGGCGTTTGCGGGCGCCCCCATCGCCTTCATCGTCGCCGGCCTGCTGTCGTTGGCCTTCATGGGCTTCGCCGGCCTGGTGCACTGA
- a CDS encoding RnfH family protein → MQVSIAYGAAEQQVWLPVEVPEGTTVAEVIQRSGLLERFPEIDLDAQKVGIFGKVAKLDAEVKPGDRVEIYRPITADPKTTPRRRTRDEKDAD, encoded by the coding sequence ATGCAGGTAAGCATTGCCTATGGCGCTGCCGAACAACAGGTCTGGCTGCCGGTGGAGGTGCCCGAGGGCACCACGGTGGCGGAGGTGATCCAGCGCTCCGGCCTGCTCGAGCGCTTCCCGGAAATCGATCTCGACGCCCAGAAGGTGGGGATCTTCGGCAAGGTCGCCAAGCTGGACGCCGAGGTGAAACCCGGCGACCGGGTCGAGATCTACCGCCCCATCACCGCCGATCCAAAGACCACCCCGCGCCGCCGCACGCGCGACGAGAAAGACGCCGACTGA
- the rsxG gene encoding electron transport complex subunit RsxG codes for MSDATQQTKRPWRDRLVFHGIMLGAVALVASAALVIANRITVMEIRNRHAEDMRASLQEVIPGDIHDNDMLDNTVHVANPPGHPVRVFLATKDGKTTAVAFQVIGQGYGGPIDLMLGVDRDGKLLGVRVISLSETPGLGDKIELSKTKWILSFDGLSLANTPEKDWHVKKDGGRFDQFSGATITPRAVVKAVHGGLEFFARHRDQLLNGAAKAPEKGETP; via the coding sequence ATGAGTGACGCGACGCAGCAGACCAAGCGGCCGTGGCGCGACCGGCTCGTCTTTCACGGCATCATGCTCGGCGCGGTGGCCCTGGTGGCCAGCGCCGCGCTGGTAATCGCCAACCGGATCACGGTCATGGAGATCCGCAACCGCCACGCCGAGGATATGCGCGCCTCGCTGCAGGAAGTGATCCCGGGCGATATCCACGACAACGACATGCTCGATAACACCGTGCATGTCGCCAACCCGCCGGGGCATCCGGTACGCGTCTTCCTGGCCACCAAGGACGGCAAAACCACCGCCGTCGCATTCCAGGTGATCGGCCAGGGTTACGGCGGACCCATCGACCTGATGCTGGGCGTCGACCGCGACGGCAAGCTCCTGGGCGTGCGCGTCATCTCCCTGTCGGAAACGCCCGGGCTGGGCGACAAGATCGAGCTCAGCAAGACCAAGTGGATTCTCAGTTTCGACGGCCTGTCCCTCGCCAATACCCCGGAGAAGGACTGGCACGTGAAAAAGGACGGCGGACGCTTCGACCAGTTCAGCGGCGCCACCATCACCCCGCGCGCCGTGGTCAAGGCGGTGCACGGCGGACTGGAATTCTTCGCCCGGCACCGGGATCAATTGCTGAACGGCGCCGCCAAGGCGCCTGAAAAAGGAGAAACCCCATGA
- a CDS encoding RnfABCDGE type electron transport complex subunit B, with product MFSAIAALTILGLVLGYALGLASHYLKVEANPLVEEIEAMLPGSQCGQCGFPGCTGAAQALANGEAPVTLCPPGGRSLAESLAAKLGVEADLSGMSDGPPQLARVSEGTCIGCTRCFKVCPTDAIVGAPKQIHVVIQRACTACGKCVEVCPTECLQLQPVAATLQTWRWPKPALAA from the coding sequence ATGTTTTCAGCCATCGCCGCTCTTACCATCCTTGGCCTGGTGCTCGGCTACGCGCTCGGGCTGGCCTCCCACTACCTCAAGGTGGAGGCGAATCCGCTGGTCGAGGAAATCGAGGCCATGCTGCCCGGCTCCCAGTGCGGCCAGTGCGGGTTCCCGGGTTGCACCGGTGCCGCCCAGGCGCTGGCGAACGGCGAAGCGCCGGTGACGCTGTGCCCCCCGGGCGGCCGTTCGCTGGCCGAATCCCTGGCCGCCAAGCTGGGCGTTGAGGCCGACCTTTCCGGCATGAGCGACGGCCCGCCCCAGCTGGCGCGGGTCAGCGAGGGTACCTGTATCGGCTGCACGCGCTGCTTCAAGGTCTGCCCCACCGACGCCATCGTCGGCGCACCCAAGCAGATCCACGTGGTGATTCAGCGGGCGTGCACGGCCTGCGGCAAATGCGTCGAGGTCTGCCCCACCGAATGCCTGCAGTTGCAGCCCGTCGCTGCCACGCTGCAGACTTGGCGCTGGCCGAAACCCGCGCTGGCCGCCTGA
- a CDS encoding ribose-phosphate diphosphokinase translates to MMVFAGNANLQLAQDVVAHLNIPLGKALVSEFSDGEIQVEILENVRGRDVFLVQPTCVPTNHNIMELLIMVDALRRASAARITAVIPYFGYARQDRRVRSARVPISAKVVANLLTSIGVNRVLTVDLHADQVQGFFDIPVDNVYASPVLLGDIWRQKHPNLIVVSPDVGGVVRARALAKRLDDAELAIIDKRRPKPNEARVMHIIGEVEGKTCIIIDDLVDTAGTLCQAAKALKEHGAARVVAYATHAVLSGPAIKNIDSSSLDELVVTDTIPLRPEAAACDRIRQLSVAGMLAETIRRVNREESVSTLFMD, encoded by the coding sequence ATGATGGTATTCGCCGGGAATGCGAACCTCCAGCTCGCCCAGGATGTAGTTGCGCATCTCAATATCCCGCTGGGCAAGGCGCTGGTCAGCGAGTTCAGCGATGGCGAGATCCAGGTGGAAATCCTGGAGAACGTGCGGGGCCGGGACGTCTTCCTGGTCCAGCCGACCTGTGTGCCGACCAACCACAACATCATGGAACTGCTGATCATGGTGGATGCGCTGCGCCGCGCTTCGGCTGCGCGCATCACGGCCGTGATCCCCTATTTCGGCTATGCCCGGCAGGACCGCCGGGTGCGTTCCGCCCGGGTGCCGATTTCGGCCAAGGTGGTCGCGAATCTGCTGACCAGCATCGGCGTGAACCGGGTGCTCACCGTCGATCTGCATGCGGACCAGGTGCAGGGCTTTTTCGACATCCCGGTCGATAACGTCTATGCCTCGCCGGTCCTGCTGGGCGACATCTGGCGGCAGAAGCATCCGAACCTGATCGTGGTGTCGCCGGACGTCGGCGGCGTGGTGCGCGCCCGCGCGCTCGCCAAGCGCCTGGACGACGCCGAACTGGCCATTATCGACAAGCGCCGCCCCAAGCCCAACGAGGCGCGGGTGATGCACATCATCGGTGAGGTGGAAGGCAAGACCTGCATCATCATCGATGACCTGGTGGATACCGCCGGCACCCTGTGCCAGGCCGCCAAGGCGCTCAAGGAGCACGGCGCGGCGCGGGTGGTGGCGTATGCCACGCACGCGGTATTGTCCGGGCCGGCGATCAAGAATATCGACTCGTCCTCGCTCGACGAGCTGGTGGTGACCGACACCATTCCGCTGCGTCCCGAGGCGGCCGCCTGCGATCGCATCCGCCAGTTGAGCGTGGCCGGCATGCTGGCCGAGACCATCCGGCGCGTGAATCGCGAGGAGTCGGTCAGCACCTTGTTTATGGACTAG
- a CDS encoding electron transport complex subunit E: MTSYRQITRDGLWDKNVVFGQMLALCPTLAVTSTATNGLGMGLATTAVLVASGAVVSSFRRIITDEIRIAVFVLLIAGIVTLVDMAMNAWLHELHKVLGLFIPLIVTNCAILGRAESFASRNKVLASAADGLMMGLGFTFALVVLGAVREILGSGTLFSHAETLLGNSFAFLDITVIPDYRGFLLLILPPGGFIVLGFLLAGKRILDARLQRTAVASIPDVESHCSTSQA; this comes from the coding sequence ATGACCAGTTACCGACAGATCACGCGCGACGGCCTGTGGGACAAGAACGTCGTATTCGGTCAGATGCTGGCGCTTTGTCCCACGCTGGCGGTCACCAGCACCGCGACCAACGGACTGGGCATGGGGCTGGCCACCACGGCCGTACTGGTCGCCTCCGGTGCCGTGGTTTCCAGCTTCCGGCGCATCATCACCGACGAGATCCGCATCGCCGTGTTCGTGCTTCTGATCGCCGGCATCGTCACCCTGGTGGACATGGCCATGAACGCCTGGCTGCACGAACTGCACAAGGTGCTCGGCCTGTTCATCCCGCTCATCGTCACCAACTGCGCCATCCTGGGACGCGCGGAATCCTTCGCTTCGCGCAACAAGGTGCTGGCCTCGGCCGCCGACGGCCTGATGATGGGTCTCGGCTTCACCTTCGCGCTGGTCGTCCTCGGCGCGGTGCGCGAGATCCTCGGTTCCGGCACGCTGTTTTCCCACGCCGAAACCCTGTTGGGCAACAGCTTCGCATTCCTGGATATCACCGTGATCCCCGACTATCGGGGATTTCTGCTGCTGATCCTGCCGCCCGGCGGTTTTATCGTGCTGGGCTTTTTGCTGGCGGGCAAACGCATCCTGGATGCACGCCTGCAGCGCACGGCGGTGGCGAGCATCCCCGACGTGGAATCCCACTGCTCCACGAGCCAGGCCTGA
- the rsxC gene encoding electron transport complex subunit RsxC, translating to MLRLRRLRFRGGVHPEGHKQSTTDREIEPLPLPARLYLPVQQHIGAPAEPLVKPGDYVLKGQLLARSAGAVSAPVHASTSGTVVAIEPFTAPHPSGLPVRTVILEPDGEERWAERSYDSDAFAMTPEEIAARVGAAGIVGMGGAAFPAAVKLNLGSRNTVHTLVINGGECEPYLTCDDRLMQERPREIIDGVRIMMRALHAHTARIAIEDNKPYAIAAMTAAAAACPDVHVTAVPTRYPMGSEKQMIQALTGLEVPAGKLSADVGIVVHNVATAHAVRNALRRDQALISRIVTVGGGAVDTPRNLEVPLGTLVSDLLEACGLKEEPARLLAGGPMMGMVLPHAQVPVVKGTNGIIALTAKEINAGEVRPCIRCARCVAACPCGLMPLEMASRVRSGDIDGAVSYGLGDCISCGSCSYVCPSNIPLVQYFNFAKGALANQREEQRKTEETRRLAAERNARLEAAKQQKANQQRRRSEAAESTESG from the coding sequence ATGTTGCGCCTGCGTCGTCTGCGCTTTCGCGGCGGGGTCCACCCCGAAGGCCACAAACAGTCCACGACCGACCGCGAGATCGAACCGCTGCCGCTGCCGGCGCGCCTGTACCTGCCGGTGCAGCAGCATATCGGGGCGCCTGCCGAACCGCTGGTCAAACCCGGCGACTACGTGCTCAAGGGCCAGCTCCTGGCACGCAGCGCGGGGGCGGTTTCGGCGCCGGTGCACGCGTCCACGTCCGGCACCGTGGTCGCCATCGAGCCGTTCACCGCACCGCACCCGTCCGGCCTGCCGGTACGTACCGTCATCCTGGAACCGGACGGCGAGGAGCGCTGGGCGGAGCGCAGCTACGACAGCGACGCCTTTGCCATGACGCCGGAGGAGATCGCGGCGCGTGTCGGTGCCGCCGGCATCGTCGGCATGGGCGGCGCCGCCTTTCCCGCAGCGGTAAAACTCAACCTGGGCAGCCGCAACACCGTACACACCCTGGTGATCAACGGCGGCGAGTGCGAACCCTATCTCACCTGCGACGACCGGCTGATGCAGGAACGTCCGCGGGAGATCATCGACGGCGTGCGCATCATGATGCGCGCACTGCATGCGCACACCGCGCGCATCGCCATCGAAGACAACAAACCCTATGCGATCGCGGCCATGACCGCCGCCGCGGCCGCCTGCCCGGACGTGCACGTCACCGCCGTGCCCACCCGCTACCCCATGGGTTCGGAAAAGCAGATGATCCAGGCGCTGACCGGCCTGGAGGTGCCGGCCGGCAAGCTCAGCGCCGATGTCGGCATCGTGGTGCACAACGTCGCCACGGCCCACGCGGTCCGGAATGCCCTGCGCCGTGATCAGGCGCTGATCTCGCGCATCGTCACCGTCGGCGGCGGCGCGGTGGACACGCCACGCAACCTGGAGGTGCCGCTGGGCACTCTGGTCAGCGACCTGCTGGAAGCCTGCGGGCTGAAGGAAGAACCGGCCAGGCTGCTGGCTGGCGGGCCCATGATGGGCATGGTCCTGCCCCATGCGCAGGTGCCCGTGGTCAAGGGCACCAACGGCATCATTGCCCTGACCGCCAAAGAGATCAACGCGGGCGAGGTGCGCCCCTGTATCCGCTGCGCCCGCTGCGTGGCCGCCTGCCCCTGCGGTCTCATGCCCCTGGAGATGGCGTCCCGGGTGCGCAGCGGGGACATCGACGGCGCCGTGAGCTACGGGCTGGGCGACTGCATCTCCTGCGGTTCCTGCTCTTACGTCTGCCCCTCGAACATTCCGCTGGTGCAGTACTTCAACTTCGCCAAGGGTGCCCTCGCGAACCAGCGTGAGGAACAGCGCAAGACCGAGGAAACCCGCCGCCTGGCGGCCGAGCGCAACGCCCGCCTGGAAGCGGCCAAGCAGCAAAAGGCGAACCAGCAGCGCCGGCGCAGCGAAGCTGCCGAATCCACGGAGTCCGGTTAA
- the pth gene encoding aminoacyl-tRNA hydrolase encodes MTQALQLIAGLGNPGPEYDQTRHNAGFWFLDELARRHGGHFRTEARFTGEVCRVVIDGHQVWLLKPMTYMNRSGQSLRHFAAFYKIPPEQILVAHDEIDLPPGTTRFKRGGGHGGHNGLRDIIAQLGKEFWRLRLGVGHPGHREQVVDYVLSRPSKADRELIEADIARAADLVDGMIRGDFERAMHSLHTA; translated from the coding sequence ATGACACAGGCCTTGCAGCTCATCGCGGGGCTGGGTAATCCCGGCCCCGAATACGACCAGACCCGGCATAACGCCGGGTTCTGGTTTTTGGACGAGCTGGCGCGTCGCCACGGCGGACACTTTCGCACCGAGGCCCGTTTCACCGGCGAGGTCTGCCGGGTGGTCATCGACGGCCATCAGGTCTGGCTGCTCAAGCCCATGACCTACATGAATCGCAGCGGCCAGTCGCTGCGCCATTTCGCCGCCTTCTACAAAATCCCCCCCGAACAAATCCTGGTTGCGCACGACGAGATCGATCTGCCGCCGGGGACGACCCGCTTCAAGCGGGGCGGCGGCCACGGCGGGCACAACGGTCTGCGCGACATCATCGCGCAGCTGGGCAAGGAGTTCTGGCGTTTGCGGCTGGGCGTCGGCCACCCCGGGCATCGCGAGCAGGTGGTGGACTACGTGCTCTCGCGTCCCAGCAAGGCGGACCGGGAGTTGATCGAAGCCGACATCGCGCGCGCCGCCGATCTGGTGGACGGCATGATCCGCGGCGATTTCGAGCGCGCCATGCACAGCCTGCACACGGCCTGA
- the ychF gene encoding redox-regulated ATPase YchF, whose amino-acid sequence MGFTCGIVGLPNVGKSTLFNALTRAGIQAENYPFCTIEPNVGVVPVPDPRLDRLAEIVHPERVLPTTMEFVDIAGLVAGASKGEGLGNQFLAHIRETDAIAHVVRCFESGDVVHVAGKVDPISDIETIDTELVLADLETAEKALNRVSRGAKSGDKELLVQKALIERLVEHLGAGRPARSFAIDKEQAPLLRELHLITRKPLMYIANVAEDGFENNPYLDAVRARAAEEGAEVVPVCAAIEAEISELDDADKGEFLESMGLDEPGLNRVIRAGYHLLHLQTFFTAGKKEVRAWTIRQGATAPQAAGRIHTDFEKGFIRAEVIAYEDFVAHGGEQGAKDAGRWRLEGKDYVMHEGDVVHFRFNV is encoded by the coding sequence ATGGGATTTACATGCGGTATCGTCGGTTTGCCCAATGTGGGCAAGTCCACCCTGTTCAACGCGCTGACCCGCGCCGGCATCCAGGCCGAGAACTACCCGTTCTGTACCATCGAACCGAACGTCGGCGTGGTGCCCGTGCCCGACCCGCGCCTCGACCGGCTCGCCGAGATCGTGCATCCCGAGCGGGTGCTGCCCACCACCATGGAGTTCGTCGATATCGCCGGCCTGGTGGCCGGGGCCTCCAAGGGTGAAGGGCTGGGCAACCAGTTCCTGGCCCATATCCGGGAAACGGATGCCATCGCGCATGTGGTGCGCTGTTTCGAAAGCGGCGACGTGGTGCACGTCGCCGGCAAGGTCGACCCGATCTCGGACATCGAGACCATCGACACCGAACTGGTGCTGGCCGATCTTGAGACGGCCGAAAAGGCGCTCAACCGCGTCAGCCGCGGCGCCAAGTCGGGCGACAAGGAACTGCTGGTTCAGAAGGCCCTGATCGAGCGGCTGGTCGAGCATCTCGGCGCCGGCAGGCCGGCGCGCAGTTTTGCGATCGACAAGGAACAGGCGCCGCTGCTGCGCGAGCTGCACCTCATCACCCGCAAGCCGCTCATGTACATCGCCAACGTGGCCGAGGACGGTTTCGAGAACAATCCCTACCTGGATGCCGTGCGCGCCCGTGCCGCCGAGGAGGGCGCGGAAGTGGTGCCGGTATGCGCCGCCATCGAGGCCGAGATCAGCGAACTGGACGACGCCGACAAGGGCGAGTTCCTCGAATCCATGGGGCTGGATGAACCGGGCCTGAACCGCGTGATCCGCGCGGGCTACCACCTGCTGCATCTGCAGACCTTCTTCACCGCCGGCAAGAAGGAGGTGCGCGCCTGGACCATCCGCCAGGGGGCGACCGCGCCGCAGGCGGCCGGGCGCATCCATACCGATTTCGAAAAGGGCTTCATCCGCGCCGAGGTCATCGCCTACGAGGACTTCGTCGCCCACGGTGGCGAACAGGGCGCCAAGGATGCCGGGCGCTGGCGCCTGGAGGGCAAGGACTACGTCATGCATGAGGGTGACGTGGTGCACTTCCGGTTCAACGTTTAA